One stretch of Mycolicibacterium fallax DNA includes these proteins:
- a CDS encoding class I SAM-dependent methyltransferase, whose protein sequence is MTRSDNDSWDLASSVGATATMVAVGRALASRDPRPLIDDPFAAPLARAVGIEFFTRVLDGDIDTQIPGASPARTQAMIDGMAVRTRFFDDYFTEATAAGIRQVVILAAGLDARAYRLAWPAGTVVYEIDQPEVIAFKSETLAGIGAVPTATRRTVAIDLREDWPAALAAAGFDPAAPTAWLAEGLLIYLPPEAQDRLFDEIAALSAPASAVATEYVPGIMDFDREQARAASTQLRERGLDIDMGALVFAGARSHVMDYLTGQGWAVTGVPRAELFTRHDRVLPAPEEDDVLGEIVYVSATR, encoded by the coding sequence ATGACCCGATCCGACAATGACAGCTGGGACCTGGCCTCCAGCGTGGGCGCGACGGCGACCATGGTCGCCGTCGGCCGCGCGTTGGCCAGCCGCGATCCGCGGCCGCTGATCGATGACCCGTTCGCCGCCCCGCTGGCCCGGGCGGTCGGCATCGAGTTCTTCACCCGGGTGCTCGACGGCGACATCGACACCCAGATCCCCGGCGCCTCCCCGGCGCGCACCCAGGCCATGATCGACGGGATGGCGGTGCGAACCCGGTTCTTCGACGACTACTTCACCGAGGCCACCGCCGCCGGGATCCGGCAGGTCGTCATCCTCGCCGCCGGCCTGGACGCCCGGGCCTACCGGCTGGCCTGGCCGGCGGGCACCGTGGTCTACGAGATCGACCAGCCCGAGGTGATCGCGTTCAAGTCCGAGACGCTGGCCGGCATCGGGGCCGTCCCGACCGCCACCCGGCGCACCGTCGCCATCGACCTGCGCGAGGACTGGCCGGCCGCGCTGGCCGCGGCCGGTTTCGATCCGGCCGCGCCGACCGCGTGGCTGGCCGAGGGGCTGCTGATCTACCTGCCGCCGGAGGCCCAGGACCGGCTGTTCGACGAGATCGCCGCGCTGTCCGCGCCGGCAAGCGCGGTGGCCACCGAATACGTGCCCGGGATCATGGACTTCGACCGGGAGCAGGCCAGGGCGGCCTCCACCCAGCTGCGCGAGCGGGGCCTGGACATCGACATGGGCGCGCTGGTGTTCGCCGGTGCCCGCAGCCACGTGATGGACTACCTGACCGGCCAGGGCTGGGCGGTCACCGGGGTGCCGCGCGCGGAGCTGTTCACCCGGCACGACCGGGTGCTGCCCGCCCCCGAGGAGGACGACGTGCTCGGCGAGATCGTCTACGTGTCGGCGACCCGCTAG
- a CDS encoding SAM-dependent methyltransferase translates to MTRTDSDSWDLASGVGITATMVAAARALASAEPEPLIHDPFAAPLVRAVGVEHFVGLVDGTAAVPEQAADAVAMLTAVLAVRTRFFDDFFADAAAAGVRQAVILASGLDSRAYRLDWPAGTTVYEIDQQAVLDGKNAALAALGAAPTAERRAVTVDLREDWPAALRAAGFDTAAPTAWIAEGLLIYLPPQAQDRLFDNITALSAPGSRLATEFHRGDVVAALNERSQQLADSWKGAGVGLDFAALTYRGERNDAAQYLAERGWSVTGRARTEVFAGYGRAFPTGQEAAGLSDSTAIVAIRD, encoded by the coding sequence GTGACCCGCACCGACAGCGACAGCTGGGACCTGGCCTCCGGCGTCGGCATCACCGCCACCATGGTCGCCGCCGCCCGCGCGCTCGCCAGCGCCGAGCCCGAACCGCTGATCCACGATCCGTTCGCCGCGCCGCTGGTGCGGGCCGTGGGCGTCGAGCACTTCGTCGGGCTGGTCGACGGCACCGCCGCGGTGCCCGAGCAGGCCGCGGACGCGGTCGCGATGCTGACCGCCGTGCTGGCCGTGCGAACCCGGTTCTTCGACGATTTCTTCGCCGACGCGGCGGCCGCCGGGGTGCGTCAGGCGGTGATCCTGGCCAGCGGCCTGGATTCGCGCGCCTACCGGCTGGACTGGCCCGCGGGCACCACGGTCTACGAAATCGACCAGCAGGCCGTGCTGGACGGCAAGAACGCCGCGCTGGCCGCGCTGGGCGCCGCCCCGACCGCCGAGCGCCGCGCGGTGACCGTCGACCTGCGCGAGGACTGGCCCGCCGCGCTGCGCGCCGCCGGCTTCGACACCGCCGCGCCCACCGCCTGGATCGCCGAGGGCCTGCTGATCTACCTGCCGCCGCAGGCCCAGGACCGGCTGTTCGACAACATCACCGCACTGTCGGCCCCCGGCAGCCGGCTGGCCACCGAGTTTCACCGCGGCGACGTCGTCGCGGCCCTGAACGAGCGATCCCAACAGTTGGCCGACTCCTGGAAAGGTGCCGGAGTGGGCCTGGATTTCGCCGCGCTGACCTACCGTGGTGAGCGCAACGACGCGGCGCAGTATCTCGCCGAGCGCGGCTGGTCGGTGACCGGCCGGGCCCGCACCGAGGTGTTCGCCGGCTACGGGCGTGCCTTCCCGACCGGGCAGGAGGCGGCCGGGCTGAGCGACTCCACCGCGATCGTCGCGATCCGCGACTGA
- the map gene encoding type I methionyl aminopeptidase: protein MGIPGLRGRKVVPQRTAGELDAMAAAGALVARALAAVREAAALGVSTLELDEVAESVIRDGAGVPSFLGYHGFPATICASVNDRVVHGIPTARERLAAGDLVSIDCGAIVDGWHGDSAITFGVGPLGEADAALSAATRESLEAGIAAMLPGNRLTDVSHAIERGTRAAADRFGRAFGIVAGYGGHGIGREMHMDPFLANEGAPGRGPRLAAGSVLAIEPMLTLGTTKTRILADDWTVVTADGSRAAHWEHTVAVTDDGPRILTLA, encoded by the coding sequence ATGGGCATCCCCGGGCTGCGCGGCCGCAAGGTGGTGCCCCAGCGCACCGCCGGTGAGCTCGACGCGATGGCCGCCGCGGGCGCGCTGGTGGCCCGGGCGCTGGCCGCGGTCCGGGAGGCGGCCGCCCTCGGGGTGTCCACGCTGGAGCTCGACGAGGTTGCCGAATCCGTCATCCGCGACGGCGCCGGCGTCCCGTCGTTCCTGGGCTACCACGGCTTTCCGGCCACCATCTGCGCGTCGGTGAACGACCGCGTCGTGCACGGCATCCCGACGGCCCGCGAGCGGCTGGCGGCCGGGGACCTGGTCTCCATCGACTGCGGCGCCATCGTGGACGGCTGGCACGGCGACTCGGCGATCACCTTCGGGGTCGGGCCGCTCGGCGAGGCGGACGCCGCGCTGAGCGCGGCGACCCGGGAATCCCTGGAGGCGGGCATCGCGGCGATGCTGCCCGGCAACCGGCTGACCGACGTCTCGCACGCCATCGAGCGCGGCACCCGCGCGGCGGCCGACCGGTTCGGCCGGGCGTTCGGGATCGTCGCCGGCTACGGCGGCCACGGCATCGGCCGGGAGATGCACATGGACCCGTTCCTGGCCAACGAGGGCGCCCCCGGCCGCGGGCCGCGGCTGGCCGCCGGGTCGGTGCTGGCCATCGAGCCGATGCTGACCCTGGGCACCACCAAGACCCGGATCCTGGCCGACGACTGGACGGTGGTGACCGCCGACGGGTCGCGCGCCGCGCACTGGGAGCACACCGTCGCGGTCACCGACGACGGCCCGCGGATCCTGACCCTCGCGTGA
- a CDS encoding SAM-dependent methyltransferase, translating into MARTADDSWDLASSVGATATMVAAARAVASRGPDAVIDDPFAEPLVRAVGMDFFTRLAAGELTAEHLDTDDSPTDITAFVNGMAARTRFFDDFFAAAVAAGVRQAVILASGLDSRAWRLDWPADMVVFEIDQPEVIAFKSTTLAGLGAAPKVQLRPVAVDLRADWPAALAAAGFDAAAPTAWIAEGLLGYLPPEAQDRLLQTIGELSAPGSRLAVESVPSQHAAPDDKLASRMQQVREQWQRHGFDLDFSELVYLGERADVGDYLTARNWSVRVLSSNDILTGCGLPAIEDPERLPTAAYLTATR; encoded by the coding sequence ATGGCCCGAACCGCCGACGACAGCTGGGACCTGGCCTCCAGCGTGGGCGCCACCGCCACCATGGTCGCCGCCGCCCGCGCGGTGGCCAGCCGCGGCCCCGACGCCGTCATCGACGACCCGTTCGCCGAGCCGCTGGTGCGCGCCGTCGGAATGGACTTCTTCACCCGGCTGGCCGCCGGCGAGCTGACCGCCGAGCACCTCGACACCGACGACTCTCCCACCGACATCACCGCCTTCGTCAACGGGATGGCCGCCCGCACCCGGTTCTTCGACGACTTCTTCGCCGCCGCGGTGGCCGCCGGGGTGCGCCAGGCGGTGATCCTGGCCTCCGGTCTGGACTCCCGGGCCTGGCGGCTGGACTGGCCGGCGGACATGGTGGTCTTCGAGATCGACCAGCCCGAGGTGATCGCCTTCAAGTCCACCACCCTGGCCGGGCTCGGCGCGGCACCGAAGGTGCAGTTGCGCCCGGTCGCGGTGGACCTGCGCGCCGACTGGCCGGCCGCGCTGGCCGCCGCCGGCTTCGACGCCGCCGCGCCGACCGCCTGGATCGCCGAGGGCCTGCTGGGCTACCTGCCGCCGGAGGCCCAGGACCGGCTGCTGCAGACCATCGGTGAACTGTCCGCCCCCGGCAGTCGGCTGGCGGTGGAGTCGGTGCCCTCACAGCACGCCGCCCCCGACGACAAACTCGCCAGCCGGATGCAGCAGGTCCGCGAGCAGTGGCAGCGGCACGGTTTCGACCTGGATTTCTCCGAGCTGGTCTATCTCGGCGAGCGCGCCGACGTCGGCGACTACCTGACCGCCCGCAACTGGTCGGTCCGGGTGCTGTCGTCCAACGACATCCTGACCGGCTGCGGGCTGCCCGCGATCGAGGACCCCGAGCGCCTCCCGACGGCCGCCTACCTGACCGCAACCCGGTGA
- the secY gene encoding preprotein translocase subunit SecY produces MLSAFTSALRTPDLRRKILITLALVVLYRVGASLPSPGVNYRNVHQCLDQLQSGDSAQLYSLITLFSGGALLQLAVFAVGVMPYITASIIVQLLTVVIPRFEQLRKEGQAGQAKMTQYTRYLSIALAILQATSVVALAANGGLMQGCDAQILIDDSIFTLFVIVIVMTGGAALVMWMGELITERGIGNGMSLLIFAGIAARIPSEGGMILESRGAATFTLVCVAAMAILVGVIFVEQGQRRIPVQYAKRMVGRKMYGGTSTYLPLKVNQAGVIPVIFASSLIYIPNLITQLVNSGRADAGTSWWDKFVGNNLTNPADPIYIAVYFGLIIFFTYFYVSITFNPDERADEMKKFGGFIPGIRPGKPTADYLRYVLSRITLPGSIYLGVIAVLPNVFLQMGGGQTLQNLPFGGVAVLIMIGVGLDTVKQIESQLMQRNYEGFLK; encoded by the coding sequence GTGCTCTCCGCTTTCACCTCTGCGCTGCGGACACCGGACCTCAGGCGCAAGATCCTCATCACCTTGGCGCTGGTGGTGCTCTACCGGGTCGGCGCCTCGCTGCCCTCGCCCGGGGTCAACTACCGCAACGTGCACCAGTGCCTGGATCAGCTGCAGAGCGGTGACTCGGCGCAGCTGTACTCGCTGATCACGCTGTTCTCCGGCGGGGCACTGCTGCAGCTGGCGGTGTTCGCCGTCGGCGTCATGCCCTACATCACCGCCAGCATCATCGTGCAGCTGCTGACCGTGGTCATCCCGCGCTTCGAGCAGTTGCGCAAGGAGGGCCAGGCGGGCCAGGCCAAGATGACGCAGTACACCCGCTACCTGTCGATCGCGCTGGCGATCCTGCAGGCCACCAGCGTGGTCGCGCTGGCCGCCAACGGCGGCCTGATGCAGGGCTGCGACGCGCAGATCCTGATCGACGACTCCATCTTCACGCTGTTCGTGATCGTCATCGTGATGACCGGCGGCGCGGCCCTGGTGATGTGGATGGGCGAGCTGATCACCGAGCGCGGCATCGGCAACGGCATGTCGCTGCTGATCTTCGCCGGCATCGCCGCGCGCATCCCGTCCGAGGGCGGGATGATCCTGGAGAGCCGTGGCGCCGCCACCTTCACCCTGGTCTGCGTGGCCGCGATGGCCATCCTGGTCGGCGTGATCTTCGTCGAGCAGGGCCAGCGCCGCATCCCGGTGCAGTACGCCAAGCGGATGGTCGGCCGCAAGATGTACGGCGGCACCTCGACCTACCTGCCGCTGAAGGTCAACCAGGCCGGCGTCATCCCGGTCATCTTCGCCTCCTCGCTGATCTACATCCCGAACCTCATCACCCAGCTGGTCAACAGCGGCCGGGCCGATGCGGGCACCAGCTGGTGGGACAAGTTCGTCGGCAACAACCTGACCAACCCGGCCGATCCGATCTACATCGCCGTCTACTTCGGGCTGATCATCTTCTTCACCTACTTCTACGTCTCGATCACCTTCAACCCCGACGAGCGGGCCGACGAGATGAAGAAGTTCGGCGGCTTCATCCCGGGCATCCGGCCCGGCAAGCCGACGGCCGACTACCTGCGCTACGTGCTCAGCCGGATCACCCTGCCCGGGTCGATCTACCTGGGCGTCATCGCGGTGCTGCCCAACGTGTTCCTGCAGATGGGCGGCGGGCAGACGCTGCAGAACCTGCCGTTCGGCGGTGTGGCCGTTCTGATCATGATCGGCGTCGGACTCGATACCGTGAAGCAGATTGAAAGCCAGCTCATGCAGCGCAACTACGAAGGGTTCCTGAAGTGA
- a CDS encoding adenylate kinase: MRIVLLGAPGAGKGTQAIKLSETLGVPQISTGDLFRHNIGAGTELGVAAKKYLDAGDLVPASLTNALVDDRLNDQDAAAGFILDGFPRSVEQAEALAEMLARRGLRLDAVLEFRVPEDELVARLKGRGRADDTEDIIRNRMKVYQSETAPLLDFYRAELKTVEAVGELDEVFGRALRALGR, encoded by the coding sequence GTGAGAATTGTTCTGCTCGGTGCCCCGGGCGCCGGTAAGGGCACCCAGGCGATCAAGCTGTCCGAGACCCTCGGCGTCCCGCAGATCTCCACCGGCGACCTGTTCCGGCACAACATCGGCGCAGGCACCGAACTCGGGGTGGCGGCCAAGAAGTACCTCGATGCCGGCGATCTGGTCCCCGCGTCGCTGACCAACGCGCTGGTCGACGACCGGCTGAACGACCAGGATGCGGCGGCCGGCTTCATCCTGGACGGCTTCCCGCGGTCGGTGGAGCAGGCCGAGGCGCTGGCCGAGATGCTGGCCCGCCGCGGCCTGCGGCTGGACGCGGTGCTGGAGTTCCGGGTGCCCGAGGACGAGCTGGTCGCCCGGCTCAAGGGCCGCGGCCGCGCCGACGACACCGAGGACATCATCCGCAACCGGATGAAGGTGTACCAGAGCGAGACTGCACCGCTGCTGGACTTCTACCGCGCCGAGCTGAAGACCGTCGAGGCCGTCGGCGAACTCGACGAGGTCTTCGGCCGGGCCCTGCGGGCACTGGGCCGGTAA